From the genome of Methanoregula boonei 6A8:
CCTTTATGGGCGGCGGTGTTGGCGGTGTTTGCGAGCAGCGCAACGACACCGTCGTTGAATCCCGCAACGGTATTGTAGGTCTCTGAGGCAACGCCAACGGTCTTTGCCGTGCTGTCCCGGTAAGCGATCCGCGCCGTGTAGGTCTCGCGGACTTTTTTTACGGGCGCCTGGTGTCCGTTCCGCGTCATGTATGCGGAGCAGCCGAACGGGTTATGCACGATGACGGACTGGACAATGGCGTTTAAGACGCCGATGTCCGGGATGGGCCCGGCCAGCATCCGGATGGCACATTTCACGCTGTGGTTCTGTACAAAGTCGGCCATGGTTGTTTCACCTCCTTTTTTGGTTCTTTTCTTCCTGTTTGTCTCGGGCGCCCTTTGACACGGAATTATGAGCAGTCTTAGCATATATGCTTGCGAAAGGCTTTGGATCCGGGGCAGGAAAATGGCAGATTTGAGGATCCGGGCGGTTTGGTGTGCGGAGAGTGTAAAAGGGGAGGGATTGGGGAAATTAAAATAGATCTGTAATAGTCTCTTTAGTATTCAATTTTCAATCTACAATCCTATTCCAAAATCAGATAAATCGCGTGAATCTTTTTTATATTCAAATGTAATTTTTGCATCTTTTGTTGCAAATTCGTTAAATTTTAAACCGAACTCCTCTTCAAACAGTTCTATCCCTTTATCCTGTGCACGTTGTCGATATTTTTCATTAGAAAAAATATGGCCCTTCCATTTATTGGCAAGATACGATTCTAACCATCCAGTTTTTATATCTTCGCTAACAGCGACAAAGCCATCATGAAGTTTTATTATTTTTTGATCTAACTCCCCCAATTTTGGAGTTTTTGGTAAATCTATTGCAACATCAAACTGAGTACAATTCTCTCCTATTCTTTCAATCAAATTTTGGTTTAAATTTAACATATCTTGCGGCTTTTCGGAATATTTTATCAAATCTAAAAATAGATCTTGGAAATTATCTGTTCTTTTTCTATCAATCGTTTTGGGAGATATTACCAGAGACCGTTTAAAAATTTTTCTCATTTTGATAGATTTACATAAATTTGAAGTTTCAGTATCGCTTGATGCAAAATTCAAAATGTCATAATCATCAATTAACAAAAAATCTAATGGTGATTTTATAGTATGGCCAGAAATTTCCTTTTTCTCTCTAACAATTTTCCGTAATAAGGGAATGATCATATAGTCAATAGCCCGAACTTTTTGATGAAGATATATTGAATAATTTAACATAATTTTTGCAATTAGAATTTGTTCTAATGGCATCAGCCCTTTTTCGTTTACGATTAATTTTCTTTTCATACCATCAAAACAAGAAATTTTGTCTACCCCTAACGACAGTAATAAACGATCTATTCCAAGGGCTAATTTAACCCCTGTAAAGTTACTATCTCTTGCAATGTAATCTAATTTATCTGCGTCACATTGGCCGTTAATTAAATCCGCCAAATATTGATCATCCTTTGGATTATCTACTTTTCCAATGATATAATTTGCAATATTACTTGGTGAGATATCAATTTTGTAATGTTTGTTTAATTCCGCAAAAAAATTTTGAAATTTTTCGGTCTGTAACATTTTATATGCTAATAATTCGTGTGGTTTGCAACCTTCTTTAATTGCTTCTTTCTCTATCGGTTCATATTCGCTCATTATTATCTCAGAAACATGGGAGAATGGACCATGCCCAATATCATGTAATAACCCCGCAATTCGGAGTTCAATATAATTGTTTTTCCTAATATTGCGATCTCGTATATGCTCTAATTGATGATTCTCTTCAAGTGATTTGAACATTTTATCTACCATTATTGATACGCCTAAAGAATGTTCAAATCGAGTATGGCGCGCTGTTGGGAATACGCTGTAAGCTAATCCCAATTGTGAAATATATCTCAATCGTTGTACAATTGGTGTATCGATTATCGCGATTTCGTAATTTTCGAATTGATGTGTTCCCGTTTTTGCAAAATGAACCACTTTGGATTCTATAATGTTTGGAACTGCAATGGAGTTATAGGTCTTATTTACTAATGTATTGACTTCATCAAGTAAAGTCATAAAAGATCATGAAGATAATTGATGGCCAAGATCTTTGAGAATTGAAAGATCCGTCGAATCGATTTTTGGTTGAAGATTTTGTTCAACGTAGTTTTTCGAGTTTTCTCTAATTTGAATCTCAGAAAAATCTGGATTTTCCGTTTTTATAACTCTGGAGATTTTTGCTCTATGGATAATCCTCTCAAGTAGTTGAGAATATGGATAAGTACCATTCATTCTAAAATTAAATTCTTCAAATAATTCAGGGTGCACTTGTTTTGCTTTATAGATGATAGTATGCAATTTTTCATCATTAAATGTGAAATGAGTATTCTTGCGCTCTTCAAAGGCATATTTCAAAATAATTCGTATTTTATCATCTGGAAATATCCTTGTTTTATCAATTGCTAAAACCATTGTATACAGTCTCTTTTTATTGAATTCTAAACAAATAGTATTTAATCATTATTATTTGTTTTTGGGCTTTCTTCATAGGTAATACTGACAGATCCTGAATGTCTAAATCGATTTTGGCATCCCCTCATTTTAATTTTGTTTCACCAGGGAAATGGGGTATCTCCCCACTATGATCACACAAGGGGGGTGGGAGGGGGGCACCCCCCTCCCATTAGTTTCCGAAAAACGGCACCTGTTTTGCACGGCCGCGACATCTATTTCGCGTGGAATCTTCGTCGTGAATGGGAAATATTCGGATTATTTTGGAAAATCCGGATTGCCCGTTTTTTGTATTTGAAGGGGGGTGGGTGCCCCGGTTTTTTCCGGATCAGGGGGAGGGGGTACCCCCCACCCCCTCCCCCCCCTGTGATCTTTGGCACCTGTGCGGTCTCCCTCTTTTCCCGTGGCCCGGGGCCTGCCCTTCCGATATTGACCTTTTTTGTGTACACCTCTATATGGTTTATAGCGATTCTGGAAACAGTTTGTAACCCTTTCCCGGCCGGCCGTTTTCCCTTGCAGAAACCGTTGCACTCATTACCTTCCGCTCCCCACGCATTTTCATGCCAAACCTCACGCACTTCATGATCCCGGCTGACGATGTGGACCGGGCAAAACGGTTCTACGCCGCCCTCCTGAACTGGAAGATCGACCCGGTTGTTCCCTCTCGTGACCCCGGCGGGATAGCCGCGATGCAGTACCATGAGATAACGACCGGCCCGGTGGAGCCCGGTGCCCTCAACACCGGAGGGTTGTACAAACGGCACCAGAAGGAACCGATCCTCTCGTTTGTCAGGGTTGAGGATATCGAAGGCGTTGTCTCGAAGGTGGAGATGCTGGGCGGGAAGATCATGATGCCGGTATCCGAGATCCCGGGTGTTGGGCTGACCGCGATGATCCTCGATACCGAAGGGAACCTGATTGGTATCTGGACGCCGATTGAATAATTCTCTCGGGGTTTACTCTCCTCTTTTTTGGCCCGATCCGTTTCTCCCCCAAAAGAGCATTCCCCGGGGCTCACCCGTCTTCGGTCTCATCCTCCTGGAATTATGGGAGTTTTTCGGTAGGTTTATGGGAACCTCGCCGGAATATCCCGATAAAGGTGAGGAGACTGGCAGCATCTTCCAACGAACCGGTCACGGTAGTACGTATCCACTACGTAAAGGCAGGCTGCGAACCGCAGTTTGAAGCAGAACTCAGAAAATACATGGGCGCATTCACATCAATCCCGGCGAACCTCGGAATCACGATCTTCCGGCCGGGAGAGTATCATGACGGGATATACCGGCTGGTCTACAAGTTTGCGTCCCGGGATGCACTCGATGCATGGCATGCGACGCCGATATACCGTGCATGGCTGGAGACAGAAAAGACACTCACGATCGCCCCGCCCCATACAGAGGAACTCTCCGGCCTTGAGACCTGGTTTACGCTCCCCGGCCAGAACGTTCTCAGGCCGCCGACAAAGGCCCGCCAGGCCGTTGTCACCTGGATTGCCGCCCTGCCGGTCTCGATCATCATCACCCTTGTCACCGACCCGTTTCTCGATAACCAGCCATTCCTGGTCCAGAAAGTGGTTTTTATCACCCTCCTTGTGATCATCCTCACCTGGGGTGTAATGCCGCTTGCCACCCGGCTCTTTGCCCGCTGGCTCTATTCCGACAGCTACCCGCCTATGGGTTCGGACTGAAACGGGGAGATTTTGCCCGGTGTGCTATCCGCGTCCCGGTTGCAAAAATCCGCGCATAATACGCCCGGATTTCCTGCACGAGAACAAAGCGTATATCCCGGTATTAAGAGAACAAGAGAATGTGGCACATACCACAAAAAACGATAAAAGGAAGTGATTACTACGTCAAAGAAACTCAACAAGGCAGCCGCCGCGAAAAATGTGTCGGCAAATGACAAGGCTGCCCCCAAGGACTCAAAGAAGAGTGCATAACCTCCCATCATTTTCTCATTTTTATCCGGCATTTCTCGTTGGAGCAGATTCTTATCCGTTTTCACGTGGGGATCTCCGTCTCCGGGAAGACACAGATCATTTCCCGGGTGTTACCGCATTGCGTTCCTGCGCATCAGCGTCATCACGCCGGGTTTTTCCTTTTTCGCCGGCTTCTGCACGGATGGCATCCCGAATCCGCCCATCTCCATGGGTGGTGCGGCAAACATCTCCCTGTTGAGCCGGTCGCCGATCTCGTCGAATATCCGCGTATACGCCGTGCAGTGCGGGTCCACGCCCTCGATCCTGCCCGGTGTCGGGGCCATCGCGTTGTACGGGCACCCGCCCCGGCAGTACTTGATATGTTTGCATTCTGCGCAGGCCGTATCAACGTAGTCCTTGAACGCAAGCATCAGTTTTCCCGCAGGAGATTCCATCAGGGTTTCCAGAGACGGGCGGTCTGCAACATTTCCCATCACGTACTCCGGCATCCCGACAAACCGGTAGCAGGGGTAGATGCTTCCGTCGGGTCCGATGGCAAACGTGCTCCCCATGCAGTCCACGTACGTGCAGACGCTTCCCCGGCGGACAAAAACGCACCGGCAGAGATCGTTAATGTTCATTACCTCAATCTCACCCATGTGGTCGAGCGCCTGGTCGAGGAGGTACACGAGGAGTTCGCCGTACTCGGAAGGTTCCAGCGCCCACTCCTTCGGGTTCTCCGACCGGATCGAGGGAAGCGCCGGGTGCAGCTTCAGGGTGAAGCCCTTGTCGAGGAAGAATTGGAAGATCTCTTCCTTATTCTTCACCGACTTGTTCGTGAACGTGCAGATGAACCGCACATCGAGACCGTGGGCCTTTGCGATCCCGTACCCCTTCATCGTCTTCTGGTAGTACCCGTCCCCCCGCTGGGAATCGGTGATCGCCTCGGGCCCGTCGATGCTCGACCCGATTGGCACCCGGTAAGCTGCGAGGGCATCAGCGATCTCCGGGGTCATGCGCCAGAGATTGGTCTGCATCGCAAACTCCGGGTGCATCTGGGCAAGGCCGTCGGCGAGGAGAGGCAGTGCCTGGCGGTAAAAATCTGCCCCGGCAAGGAGCGGCTCCCCCCCGTGGAAGGTAAAGGTTACCCGATCCCGGGGGATATCCTGGAGCCATACCACGATCTCATGAACCGTCTCCACGCTCATGATTGGCGATCCCTCCTCGGAACTCCAGCAGTACTTGCACTTCGAGGGGCAGCCCAGCGTCGGGATGATCATCACGTGGAACGGGTTTTTCATTATGCTTTTTTCCCTTCCGCAGGGGATAAGGGTTCTCTTTCCTGCCCCCGGTAACCCGGGGCCTTTTTGCCTGATAAAAAAAGTTATTTTGAACCGGCAGCCCCGGTAACGATGGGCAGCGCGGTGACGAGCTCCGGCAGCATCTCGGCCGGGAATCCCATCACCAGTTCGTCATCGCCGATGCCGGAGAACCGTCGGGACCCGTCGCAGCCCAGCGAGAAGTTCGGCCGGCCCGAGAGAAATGGGTATGCGGTTGCATCTGCACAGACCGACTGGATACCGGCAAATTCTGCACAGATCCGCCCCCCGAGACGGAAAAGGCTGCTCTGCGCAAGCTTGAGCATGTTCCGGGGCGTTGTCACGATCACGATCACCTGCGGGGAAAACGGCGTTGTTTCCAGCGGCGCATAGAGCGTGGCATAGGTCTCACCGGTCTCCAGGTGCGGGATCCGCTCTATCGTTCGCTTGCAGGCAGCATCACTGTCAAATTTACCCAGTTTAAAATAGAATTCACCGTTCTTAAGGGTCGGCGTGATCTCCTTTAATCCCAGGGACCACGCCCCCCCGTTACAGTCATGCCGGTCAGCGGTGGCATAGAAGATCTTCTGCTCCATACGGGCCATGTTTACCATGGAACAGTGCCGGATGGTCTTGTCCAGCGCCGGGATCCCGGCCGGGATATCGGCTTTGGTGGGTGCAAACCGGATGGCAACCGGCGATCCCTTCAGGTTCAGGATCTTCTTAAGCGACTCCGAAGCCTCGTGGTAATTAACTGCTATTTTCTCGGAACTCATAACGCATCTCCTCCTCCTCCTTCCCTGCGAACGGAGTAATTACCCATATGAGCAGAACCCTAAAAAGGTGACGGAAAGGCACCGTGTAAAAACCGTGAGACTCGTATTCCTTGAGGAAATCTCCTCTTTTTGGAAGTATGCAAAAAAGAAAAAAAATTGGGTTGGGGACGATCGTGCTTACCTTGCGGGGATGATCAGCGAGCGCTCGCCAGCGGGCATAAACTCGCGGATTGCACCACGTGCAAACTCGCGGCGCGGCTCGGAGAAGTCGAACTTGAGCGACGGGTCGGCGAAGGTGATCTTCATGAGCGGGGACAGTACCCATGCGTCCTGGCGTCCGTAGTGGGCGGCGGATGCAATGGCTGCGTACTCTCCCTGGTGTCCGACGTTCATTGCGTAGTTCGGGTAGTTCGGGCCACGGAGTTCGCCCAGGCAGCCCTCGTCGGGCCGGACGGACATACAGTTCGCGGAACCGCACTGGTCCTGCAGGTCGTAGCCGAAGAAGCCGAGACGTGACCAGCCTTCCTTGTGCAGGAGCATGGACTGATACCAGGCATTGAGACCTGCATTGGAGTTGAAGGTACCAAGCGAGGCGGAGATACCGGATGCTGCTGCAAGGACGGATGCACGCTGGGAACCGCCGAAGTGGTCCTCGAGTGCAGTCGGGTACTGCTCGTACTGCTCCATACCGTAGAGCGTGACTTCGGATGCAATGTCGCTGACTGCTTCCTGGGTCAGTTTTGCCTTGCCGAGACCGCCGTGGTTCTTCTTGACATAGTCAAGACCGTAGTAGCAGTAGTCGTCAAGGATGTTGTCGGTGTATGCAGCGGTTGCATACTGGGTGAATCCGACACCGCCGGACATGTAGCTGCCCAGCCAGATCTGGTCGAAGAGCATCGCACCAGCACCGACGACCTCAAGGGTTGCCTTGACGGGGTCGTTGGGGTACTTGCGGTCGGCCTGGATCATGTCACCGAAGTGACCGAACTTGATGCCACCTGGCTCGTTCGGGCCACGGGCACGGCGGGCCGGCAGGATGTCTGCCATCTGGATGACACCGGCGTGCTTTGCGGCGAATGCAAGGTCGGAAACTGCTGCCTCACCGGCGCACATCTTGTACGCACCGATAAAGGACATACCGATCTGCATTGCGGACCACCGGGAGGTCGTTCCGCCATCGCAGGTCCTGGAGACCGTGGTCGGGATGTGGACAGCCTGCCACATGGACTTGCCGACTGCTGCCTTGAGGGCTGCTGCCTGCTTTGCCGGGAAGAGCTTGTCGAGGTTTAAGACGAACTGGGGCTCGATGTCGTCGGCCATTTCGTCGTCGCCAGTGAAGATCTTGACGTAGCAGTCATCGACGAGTGCCGGGTGGGTCTCGACCATGTGTTCCTGCACGACGGCTGCGCCGGGCATTGCATGGTTGAGCACGTGGAGGTACTCGTTAATGGTTTCAGGGGTAACTTCCTTGCCCAGGCGCTTCTGGAGGGTTCCGTGAGCAAGGTCAAGGCTGACGATGATGGTCCGGCGGATGTCGTCCCACATCTGCTGCATGGCAGCGTTGTTGACGAAGTGAAGGTCATCGCCCTCAACAAAGACGCCGGTGCCGCTGACCTCGTAGGTCATGAGCTGGCGCTGACCGAGCGGGATACCACCGCAGTGGCAGCGCTTGGGGTCGTACATGGAGATGCCGCGGTCCAGAGCGACTTTCTGGCCTTCTTTTAAGAACTCCATCTTGCGCGGGGACTGCTCGAGACCTGCACGGGCAAACACGGTTGAGGTTGCCTGGGGGTCTTCTGCAAACTTCTCCTTCATTGCCTTCAGGAAGAGCTTCTGGGTTCTCTCGATTTTTGCCTTTGCCATGTCTTATCACTCCTTTGGCATGAAGCCGTATTTTACCCTCAGCGCGTGGATGCGCTGAATGTATTCAACATACTCCGCATCGTCGCGGAAGCCGGTACCGACAAGCGAGTGGTACATCGTGGTGTGGCTCTTGAGCCACTTCTCGTCCTGTGCCTTGCCGACCTTGACTTCGGAGTCAAGGGGAACGCCGACCTGGTCCTTGACGTACTTGATCACGCCGCTCTTCTTGTCGAGGATGCAGCGCTGGAGCATATCGAACATGAGTCCGTTCTCATCGAGACGGAGGGAGTGCCCGTGCACGGTGCAGCCGCGGACGCCGGTAAGTGCCGGGTCGAAGAGCTCGGTGTTGACGAGTTCTTTTGCGTACTTCTCAAGGTCTCTCTCACGGCACTCGATGATCTGACGGCCGGAAAGGGTACCCGGGTCGATACCACGGTAGCGGTAGGACTCGAGCCAGGACCTCTGGTACGGCTGGCAGGGTGCGTTGTACATCGAGTCGGAGAACTGGATGTAGCGGACGCGGTCGCCGGCCTTTGCGCCGTCGGTCGGGGTCACGATCTTGCGGATCGGGCAGGCAGGTTCCTGCTGCTCGGACAGGGGCGGGTGGACAGCCCTGTAGGCTGAGCCGGGTGCACGGTGTCCCATGATAAGGACGAGGTCCTTGTCGGTTACATCGCGAATCTTTTCCAGCTTGTGGTTGGGGTCCAGCTGCTTGCGCCGGTTCTCGGCGACCTGCGTCTGGCCGGGACAATACTGGGGTTTGTATGCCATTGTCTAATCACTCCAATGTTGGTTCCTTCTTTTTCACGATTCTCATGACCGATGAAATGACTTCCGCCATTTTCTCTCGCGTCGGGGTCTGACCCCGGGTTACGCCGCTGATGATCGCCATCACCGTACCTTTGGTACGGATCTTGTCGGCCGGCGGCATGACCATCGCAGTCTTCACGCCCTCTTTTGCGAGATCCTCGTAATCAATCGGGGACTGGGAAACGACAATCGCCTTCACGTCACAGGCCTCAAGAACGTATCGGACCTTGGCGACAACATGGGATCGGACGTTCCCATGGTGAAGTATGGCAACCTTGTGTCTCTCAATCTGCACAATTTCCTTATCGGTAAGCCCAAAATATGCGCCGATAACCCCGCCGGCAATATTGGGGGCGTCCGGGGGGACGCCACTGCCGGCGTTCAGCACGAGCGTGCTGATACTGTATTCGACGCCCTGCTGCCGCAGCCCCGAGGTGATGTCGCACACCGGCTTGGTGACGTGGCGGCGTCCTGGGGACATCCCGACCACGATCACGTCCGGGTACCGGCATTCGGAGATGGTGCCCCTCTGGGCGAGCCCGCCTCCTTTTCCCATGCCCATCGCCTCGCGGCAGTCAACAACCTGGGTTACGCGTCCTATCGGCATTATTTGATTCCCTGAATGATAGTGGGCCTGGACTTGCTGCTTGGATCAGCAAGCCCGAGGACTGATTTATCCGCATCCGGCCCGTACTTGCAGTAATCTACAAGCGAGGGCTCGGTCTTCATGTATTTCCCTTCCTGAATACGGAAGGCAAAATGGGTAAAGACCTCTTCGCATGCGGCCTTCAGTGCCGGGATAACATCGCGGCTCTCCACCTCGAGAAGCACCGTGCCTACATGAACCTGGAGATCCATATCCTGGTCGCCTACGTGGATTGCTCTCCTCATCGAATGAGGATTGGGCATTCCTTTTGCAGGGCCATACGTAACGATAGCCGGGAGGCGGGGTCCGTTAAGGACCATGCGCCGGATACCGGGGATATCGACCAGCCTGTTAAGCAGGAGCTCGGTAGTCTCGGGATTAAGCAGCCGTTCTGTAACGATCCGGCACTGGGGGAACGTGGCTTCTGTCATTTACATCAAAATGAGGGTTATACACCCTTTGCGATGGTCTGAATCGGTCTCTTGAACGCGTCAATCTGACCGAATGTGTCCTGGTAGACCTTGGATGTGGCCTCGGGGCCAAACATCTGGGTGCCTGCATCAAGGGCGCATGCTGCGACGATACAGGGCATACCGACACCGGCTGCGTGACGGGTAACGACGTGGTTACCGTTGAATCCACCGGGGCCGCCACCGCCGTAGATCGAGTGGCTGAAGAATGAGAATCCGACTGCTACACCCATTGCACGGCCGAAGTCAGAGCCGGGCAGGCCGGTCTCGTGCTCGAGCAGGTCGTTGAAGTAGAGCAGGGTTGCGGATACTGCCTGGGCAAACCGTCCCGCACCACAGTTGACCATGGTTGCGGCAAGGGTACCTGCCGAGGCGTAGGCGTTCCACAGCATCGGGTCCTTGGTGTCGTAGAAGATATAGCCGCTCTTGCCCTTCTTGCCTGCCTTGATGACCTTGTCCTCAATGGCACGCTCGACGAGGCTCTGCACGACAGTACCGATGGTACCGGTCTTGCCGTTCTTCTTGACGAGGTCGTAGACGATGTTGTTTGCGTTTAAGCCCTGGTATGCGTAGAGCAGGAGCTGTGCACGCTCGAACGGGCCGATTGCTGCGCCCATCTCGAACTCTCCGGCCTGCTCAAAGGTAGCCGAAAGTGCTGCACCCTGCATTGCATTCCGGTGGGTCATCATGACCGCGTGGTTGGCCGGGATGTTACGGAGTGCATAGCCGAGACCTTCGTTGTTCTGGGGGATGGACAGGATAGAAACGACGTTGCCGCCCTGCATGTCCATGGTCTGCGGGTAGGTACCCCAGACTGCACCCTTGACATAGGAACCATCGAACATGTTGACCTTGTACTGGTCAATCAGTGCGTAGGTGGTTGCGGATGCCACAGAGGTCGAGGTTGCATCGTAGGTTGCTGATGCGTTGATACGTGAAGACGGGACTTCAACGAGAAGCATCTTTCCGCCGCCGATCTTGGTGATCTTGGTGTTGTCACCGTCGGTGACCTGGATCATGTCCTTGATCTTGGCTGAAATTGCGTCGGCATCCTTGACAATGCTGTAGTTCAGGCCACGGCCGAGAATCTGGTTGGACTTGCCGCCCATCTTTCCGGTCTTGAGTGCTTCCTCGATACCGCCGAGGTTGACTGCCACGGTCCTCTTGGTGAGGTCGATAAGCTCAAGCGCTCCCTTGTTGGTCAGCGGGCTGATCTTATCGATCGTGACGTTGCTCTTTAAGAGCTTACCCTCATCGTCGTAGAGGTCAATCGTATCCTTGTATTTTGCCATGTTTAATTCCTCCAAATAGGATTGTAATTGCTGTACCGTACAGTATCTGAACGCTGGTAGTCACTAACAGGAGTCACTGATAATGAATGAGAGTCGCTATTGCACGTCCCCTAAATTGGGACATTGATTAATTCCCAATTTCGGCTTATAAGTATTCCGCTTTTATCTCCGAGGATTATTTTATAGAAATTCAACAATATTACATAAAATGGAAGGAATGTTCAAATATTACATATATCTGGGCTTTCCTTTTTTTACGCAGTATTACTAAAATCAGAAAATGTATCACTTCATCGCATAAAAACAAAAAAATGCACCTGTTTTCCGGTGCGCTTCTTATAAAAAATATTGGGTGTTGACAGGGTTTTGCAAAGGCTGTTGGGGATTATTGCTGGTTTTCCGTAATCGGGCTCGGACCGAGCTCATTGATCGTCTTTACGACGTCGGTGATAACCTTTCCCCATTTTGCACCTTCCGATGCAGAGACAAAGGTCATACGGAACCGGCGGTCGTCAAGGCCGATGCTCTTCATCAGCCTCTTGACCATGAACATTCTCTTTGCTGCCTTGTAGTTGCCTTCAAGGTAGTGGCAGTCCCCGAAGTGGCATCCGGATATGAGAACACCGTCTGCCCCATCGGCAAATGCCTTGAGGACAAAGAGTGCATCGAACCGTCCAGTGCACATCACACGGATGATACGTACATCGGGCGGGTACTGGATACGCCCCCCACCGGCAAGATCTGCTCCTGCATAGGAGCACCAGTTACAGACCATGCCGAGGATCTTGGGCTGCCAGAAACCGGGCCCACGCTTGGGGATAGGGAAATCTCCTGGTGCAGACATTTACTGCTCACCTCCGAGCAGGAATGCATCGATCTGTGCAACGATCTGCGGGGTGGTAAAGTGCTGCATCCAGATGGCCCCACCGGGGCAGAACCCTCCACAGGTACCGCAACCCTTGCATTTGGCCTCGGTGACCTGCATGACGGTTCTCCCGTCCTTCTCGACAAGAGAAAGGGCACTGTACGGGCAGAGATTCACGCACATGCCGCAGCCTGCGCACTTCTCTTCGATACACATGGCAAAGTACGGCTCGAGTTCGACTTCTCCCATGTGGATCGGGATACTTGCAGCCGACGCCGCACCTTCTGCCTGTGCTACCGTGTCAGGGATATCCTTGGGGCCCTGGCAGACACCGGCGAGGAAGACACCGGCGGTGGTGGTTCCGCAGGGGTTGAGTTTCGGGTGGGCTTCAAGCAGCCATCCGTCCATGGAACAGGAGACACCGAAGAGTTTCCTGGTCCGGTTGGTGTCTTCTTTGGGCTGGATTGCTGCTGCGAGCACGACGAGATCGACTTCCATGTCGACCGGGCGGTCGAGCAGGGTGTCGTCCGCGTAGACGTGCAGGTTCTTGGTTTTGGGATCCTCAAGGATGTTTGCCACACGGCCGCGGATGAACTTCGCGCCTTCGTCCTGGATGCGGTAGTAGAACTCTTCGTACATCTTACCGAATGACCGGATATCCATGTAGAAGATGTAGGGAATCGCGCCGGGGATCTTTTCAGTGATCTGGTGGGCGTGCTTCAGTGAGTACATGCAGCAGAACCGGGAACAGTACGGCTTGCCGATACCCGTGTTGTCACGCGACCCTGCACAGAGTACAAAGGCGATCCGTTTAGGGGTCTCGCCATCGCTCGGGCGGACAAGGTGGCCGCCGGTCGGGCCGGATGCGCAGATAAGGCGCTCGAACTCAAGGCTGGTGATAACGTTCTCGTACCGCTTGTATCCCCATTCTTCTTTCTTCTCGATGGGGAAGATATCGTACCCGGTAGCGAGGATGACCGTTCCGACCTTGACCTTGATAAACTCGTCTTTCATCTCGAGGTCAATGGCACGCTTCTCGGGACCGCACGCGGTCACGCAGAGGCCGCATTTGACACACGTATTGAAGTCGATCGTGTAGATCAGAGGGACGACCTGCGGGTGGTTGATGTAGATCGCTTTTCTCGGCTTCATGCCGATTTCAAACTCGTTGGGCTTGACTACCGGGCAGACTGTATCACAGTCACCGCAGCCGTTGCAGCCGCCGCCCACAATACCCCTGGCTTCCGCTTCCTTGGGGGTCATCACGCCACGGGCCTTCTTTCTGATGGTGACATCGAAGTTGCCGATGTACCCTTCGACTTCGTGGACTTCAGACCAGGTCATGAGCTCGATCTTGTCGCTCCTGCCGACATCCACCAT
Proteins encoded in this window:
- the mcrA gene encoding coenzyme-B sulfoethylthiotransferase subunit alpha, which produces MAKAKIERTQKLFLKAMKEKFAEDPQATSTVFARAGLEQSPRKMEFLKEGQKVALDRGISMYDPKRCHCGGIPLGQRQLMTYEVSGTGVFVEGDDLHFVNNAAMQQMWDDIRRTIIVSLDLAHGTLQKRLGKEVTPETINEYLHVLNHAMPGAAVVQEHMVETHPALVDDCYVKIFTGDDEMADDIEPQFVLNLDKLFPAKQAAALKAAVGKSMWQAVHIPTTVSRTCDGGTTSRWSAMQIGMSFIGAYKMCAGEAAVSDLAFAAKHAGVIQMADILPARRARGPNEPGGIKFGHFGDMIQADRKYPNDPVKATLEVVGAGAMLFDQIWLGSYMSGGVGFTQYATAAYTDNILDDYCYYGLDYVKKNHGGLGKAKLTQEAVSDIASEVTLYGMEQYEQYPTALEDHFGGSQRASVLAAASGISASLGTFNSNAGLNAWYQSMLLHKEGWSRLGFFGYDLQDQCGSANCMSVRPDEGCLGELRGPNYPNYAMNVGHQGEYAAIASAAHYGRQDAWVLSPLMKITFADPSLKFDFSEPRREFARGAIREFMPAGERSLIIPAR
- the mcrG gene encoding coenzyme-B sulfoethylthiotransferase subunit gamma, with product MAYKPQYCPGQTQVAENRRKQLDPNHKLEKIRDVTDKDLVLIMGHRAPGSAYRAVHPPLSEQQEPACPIRKIVTPTDGAKAGDRVRYIQFSDSMYNAPCQPYQRSWLESYRYRGIDPGTLSGRQIIECRERDLEKYAKELVNTELFDPALTGVRGCTVHGHSLRLDENGLMFDMLQRCILDKKSGVIKYVKDQVGVPLDSEVKVGKAQDEKWLKSHTTMYHSLVGTGFRDDAEYVEYIQRIHALRVKYGFMPKE
- the mcrC gene encoding methyl-coenzyme M reductase I operon protein C yields the protein MPIGRVTQVVDCREAMGMGKGGGLAQRGTISECRYPDVIVVGMSPGRRHVTKPVCDITSGLRQQGVEYSISTLVLNAGSGVPPDAPNIAGGVIGAYFGLTDKEIVQIERHKVAILHHGNVRSHVVAKVRYVLEACDVKAIVVSQSPIDYEDLAKEGVKTAMVMPPADKIRTKGTVMAIISGVTRGQTPTREKMAEVISSVMRIVKKKEPTLE
- the mcrD gene encoding methyl-coenzyme M reductase operon protein D codes for the protein MTEATFPQCRIVTERLLNPETTELLLNRLVDIPGIRRMVLNGPRLPAIVTYGPAKGMPNPHSMRRAIHVGDQDMDLQVHVGTVLLEVESRDVIPALKAACEEVFTHFAFRIQEGKYMKTEPSLVDYCKYGPDADKSVLGLADPSSKSRPTIIQGIK
- the mcrB gene encoding coenzyme-B sulfoethylthiotransferase subunit beta; the protein is MAKYKDTIDLYDDEGKLLKSNVTIDKISPLTNKGALELIDLTKRTVAVNLGGIEEALKTGKMGGKSNQILGRGLNYSIVKDADAISAKIKDMIQVTDGDNTKITKIGGGKMLLVEVPSSRINASATYDATSTSVASATTYALIDQYKVNMFDGSYVKGAVWGTYPQTMDMQGGNVVSILSIPQNNEGLGYALRNIPANHAVMMTHRNAMQGAALSATFEQAGEFEMGAAIGPFERAQLLLYAYQGLNANNIVYDLVKKNGKTGTIGTVVQSLVERAIEDKVIKAGKKGKSGYIFYDTKDPMLWNAYASAGTLAATMVNCGAGRFAQAVSATLLYFNDLLEHETGLPGSDFGRAMGVAVGFSFFSHSIYGGGGPGGFNGNHVVTRHAAGVGMPCIVAACALDAGTQMFGPEATSKVYQDTFGQIDAFKRPIQTIAKGV
- a CDS encoding hydrogenase iron-sulfur subunit is translated as MSAPGDFPIPKRGPGFWQPKILGMVCNWCSYAGADLAGGGRIQYPPDVRIIRVMCTGRFDALFVLKAFADGADGVLISGCHFGDCHYLEGNYKAAKRMFMVKRLMKSIGLDDRRFRMTFVSASEGAKWGKVITDVVKTINELGPSPITENQQ